One genomic window of Ottowia oryzae includes the following:
- a CDS encoding Lrp/AsnC ligand binding domain-containing protein → MQPTDTPLDRIDLRILDALQRDGRLSNLKLAEQVALSPTAVLARVQRLTKAGYIEGYAARLNPEKLGRGLVVFVEVLLDRTTPHVFDAFKAAVQVHEDILECHMVAGGFDYLVKTRVADMAAYRTFAGQVLWQLPGVRETRTYAVMEEVKSTTVLPLGPVRGA, encoded by the coding sequence ATGCAGCCCACCGACACCCCGCTTGACCGCATCGACCTGCGCATCCTGGACGCGCTGCAGCGCGACGGCCGCCTGTCCAACCTGAAGCTGGCCGAGCAGGTCGCCCTGTCGCCCACCGCCGTGCTGGCGCGCGTGCAGCGGCTGACCAAGGCCGGCTACATCGAAGGCTACGCCGCGCGGCTCAACCCCGAAAAGCTGGGGCGCGGGCTGGTGGTGTTTGTCGAAGTGCTGCTGGACCGCACCACGCCGCACGTGTTCGACGCCTTCAAGGCCGCCGTGCAGGTGCACGAAGACATTCTGGAATGCCACATGGTGGCGGGTGGCTTTGACTATCTGGTGAAGACCCGCGTGGCCGACATGGCCGCCTACCGCACCTTTGCGGGCCAAGTGCTGTGGCAGCTGCCCGGCGTGCGCGAGACGCGCACCTATGCGGTGATGGAGGAGGTGAAATCGACCACGGTGCTGCCGCTGGGGCCCGTTCGCGGTGCGTGA
- a CDS encoding MarC family protein, with protein MDIPSLALAFGKSFLLALAAVLPILNPPASAPIFVNLTRGLDRSTRIALAQRIGRNAALMLMGAMLVGTYVLDFFGVSLPIVRVAGGLIVAVTAWKMLYAQQVHNEDKAQMAESLTQDNVRIQAFYPMTFPLTCGPGSISAAITVGAALHSKHWAASAANFAGGLAAMVAVGVLIMLTFRYAGRILRPLGEVGLVVFLRLTAFILLCVGVQILWDGARELIRGL; from the coding sequence ATGGACATTCCCTCACTGGCCCTGGCCTTTGGCAAGAGCTTTCTGCTCGCCCTGGCGGCGGTGCTGCCGATTCTGAACCCGCCCGCATCGGCCCCCATCTTCGTCAACCTGACGCGCGGGCTGGACCGCTCTACCCGCATCGCGCTGGCCCAGCGCATTGGCCGCAATGCCGCGCTGATGCTGATGGGCGCCATGCTGGTGGGCACCTACGTGCTCGACTTTTTCGGCGTGTCGCTGCCCATCGTGCGCGTGGCCGGCGGCCTGATCGTGGCCGTCACCGCCTGGAAGATGCTCTACGCGCAGCAGGTGCACAACGAAGACAAGGCGCAGATGGCCGAATCGCTGACGCAGGACAACGTGCGCATCCAGGCCTTCTACCCCATGACCTTCCCGCTGACCTGCGGGCCGGGCTCCATCTCGGCGGCCATCACTGTGGGCGCGGCGCTGCACAGCAAGCACTGGGCCGCATCGGCCGCCAACTTTGCGGGCGGCCTGGCCGCCATGGTGGCGGTTGGCGTGCTGATCATGCTCACCTTCCGCTACGCCGGGCGCATCCTGCGGCCGCTGGGCGAAGTGGGTTTGGTCGTGTTTCTGCGCCTCACCGCCTTCATCCTGCTGTGCGTGGGCGTGCAGATTCTGTGGGACGGGGCGCGCGAGCTGATCAGGGGGCTGTAG
- the rocF gene encoding arginase — protein MTDAVATPSSAHPIALIGAPTDVGAGARGASMGPEALRVAGIAEALAALGLVVHDIGNLAGPPNPWQPPVNGFRHLGEVIEWNRAVHHAVLAQLHAGCVPVMMGGDHCLAMGSISAVARHCADRGVPLRVLWFDAHADFNTAALTPSGNLHGMPVASLCGDGPPELVGLGGFSAAHPALSPRDLRQIGIRSVDEGEKQLVHQAGIDVFDMRYIDEHGMRATMERALADMAPGTHLHVSLDVDFLDPDIAPGVATTIRGGPTYREAQLCMEMVADTGRMASLDIVEINPAYDTHNRTAELAVDLVESLFGKSTLMRRRG, from the coding sequence ATGACAGACGCAGTCGCAACCCCTTCATCCGCCCATCCCATTGCGCTGATCGGCGCCCCCACCGACGTCGGCGCCGGCGCGCGTGGCGCCAGCATGGGCCCCGAGGCGCTGCGCGTGGCCGGCATTGCCGAGGCGCTGGCCGCGCTGGGCCTGGTTGTGCACGACATCGGCAACCTGGCCGGCCCGCCCAACCCTTGGCAGCCGCCCGTCAACGGCTTTCGCCACCTGGGCGAAGTCATTGAATGGAACCGTGCCGTGCACCACGCCGTGTTGGCCCAGCTGCACGCAGGCTGCGTGCCGGTGATGATGGGCGGCGACCACTGCCTGGCCATGGGCAGCATCAGCGCCGTGGCGCGCCATTGCGCCGACCGGGGCGTGCCCCTGCGCGTGCTGTGGTTCGACGCGCATGCCGACTTCAACACCGCCGCGCTCACCCCCAGCGGCAACCTGCACGGCATGCCCGTGGCCAGCCTGTGCGGCGACGGCCCGCCCGAACTCGTGGGCCTGGGCGGCTTCTCCGCCGCGCACCCGGCACTCAGCCCGCGCGACCTGCGCCAGATCGGCATCCGCAGCGTGGACGAGGGCGAAAAGCAGCTGGTGCACCAGGCCGGTATCGACGTCTTCGACATGCGCTACATCGACGAGCACGGCATGCGCGCCACCATGGAACGCGCGCTGGCCGACATGGCGCCGGGCACGCACCTGCACGTCAGCCTAGACGTGGACTTTCTCGACCCCGACATCGCCCCCGGCGTGGCCACCACCATCCGCGGCGGCCCCACCTACCGAGAAGCGCAGCTGTGCATGGAAATGGTGGCCGACACGGGCCGAATGGCGTCGCTGGACATCGTCGAAATCAACCCCGCCTACGACACCCACAACCGCACGGCCGAACTGGCGGTGGATTTGGTGGAAAGCCTGTTCGGCAAAAGCACCTTGATGCGGCGGCGCGGCTAG
- a CDS encoding aminotransferase class V-fold PLP-dependent enzyme, with product MPGLLPDIDPDGLLEFSVVYTDRALNHMSKKFQGVMNDINALLKEVYHADAVALVPGSGTFGMEAVARQFATDQPVLILRNGFFSYRWSQILEMGKITAPDHITVLKARRTGDGAQAPWVPAPIDEVVATIARVKPAVVFAPHVETASGMILPDDYLKQVADATHAAGGLFVLDCIASGAMWVDMRAVGVDVLISAPQKGWSSSPACAMICLSARALQAMEGTTSTSFAADLKKWHQIMQAYETGSHAYHATMPTMALLDLRHNMAETKARGFEAVRQQQIALGQKVRALFESRGLPSVAAEGFKAPGVVVSYTTDPDVQNAKKFLAVGIQAAAGVPLMCDEPADFRTFRVGLFGLDKWANVDRSVAQLQAALDKIGINATEKVAAHA from the coding sequence ATGCCCGGACTTTTGCCCGACATCGATCCCGATGGCCTGCTTGAATTCTCGGTCGTCTACACCGACCGCGCGCTGAACCACATGTCCAAGAAGTTCCAGGGCGTGATGAACGACATCAACGCGCTGCTCAAAGAGGTCTACCACGCCGACGCGGTGGCCCTGGTGCCCGGCAGCGGCACCTTTGGCATGGAAGCGGTGGCGCGCCAGTTCGCCACCGATCAGCCCGTGCTCATCCTGCGCAACGGCTTTTTCAGCTACCGCTGGAGCCAGATCCTGGAGATGGGCAAGATCACCGCGCCCGACCACATCACCGTGCTGAAAGCCCGCCGCACCGGCGACGGCGCGCAGGCGCCTTGGGTGCCCGCGCCCATCGACGAGGTGGTGGCCACCATCGCCCGCGTGAAGCCCGCCGTGGTGTTTGCCCCGCACGTGGAAACGGCCAGCGGCATGATCCTGCCGGACGATTACCTCAAGCAGGTGGCCGACGCCACGCACGCCGCCGGCGGCCTGTTCGTGCTGGACTGCATTGCCTCGGGCGCCATGTGGGTCGACATGCGGGCCGTGGGCGTAGACGTGCTGATCAGCGCGCCGCAAAAGGGCTGGAGCAGCTCGCCCGCCTGCGCCATGATTTGCCTGTCGGCGCGCGCGCTGCAGGCGATGGAAGGTACCACCAGCACCAGCTTTGCCGCCGACTTGAAGAAGTGGCACCAGATCATGCAGGCGTACGAAACCGGCAGCCACGCCTACCACGCCACCATGCCCACCATGGCCCTGCTCGACTTGCGCCACAACATGGCCGAAACCAAGGCGCGCGGCTTTGAGGCGGTGCGCCAGCAGCAGATCGCGCTGGGCCAAAAGGTGCGCGCGCTGTTTGAAAGCCGCGGCCTGCCCAGCGTGGCGGCCGAGGGCTTCAAGGCGCCGGGCGTCGTCGTCAGCTACACGACCGACCCGGACGTGCAGAACGCCAAAAAATTCCTGGCCGTGGGCATTCAGGCGGCTGCTGGCGTGCCGCTGATGTGCGACGAGCCGGCCGATTTCCGCACCTTCCGCGTCGGCCTGTTCGGGCTGGACAAGTGGGCCAACGTGGACCGCAGCGTGGCCCAGCTGCAGGCCGCGCTGGACAAGATTGGCATTAACGCTACTGAAAAAGTAGCTGCCCACGCTTGA
- the cutA gene encoding divalent-cation tolerance protein CutA, with amino-acid sequence MTDILLVSTTVAERADADRLAQLLVEQRLAACAQIERIESSVYRWQGALQATPEWRVVFKTTEAHYAALEAALLDAHPYELPAVVAVPTHTVSVAFAEWVKGELA; translated from the coding sequence TTGACCGATATCCTGCTGGTCAGCACCACCGTGGCCGAACGCGCCGACGCCGACCGGCTGGCGCAGCTGCTGGTCGAGCAGCGCCTGGCCGCCTGCGCGCAGATCGAGCGCATTGAAAGCAGCGTGTACCGCTGGCAGGGCGCGCTGCAGGCCACGCCCGAATGGCGCGTGGTCTTCAAAACCACCGAGGCGCACTACGCCGCGCTGGAAGCCGCGCTGCTGGACGCCCACCCCTACGAGCTGCCCGCCGTGGTGGCCGTGCCCACGCACACCGTGTCGGTGGCGTTTGCGGAGTGGGTCAAGGGCGAGCTGGCGTAA
- a CDS encoding DNA/RNA non-specific endonuclease — translation MNAVANHVTRQTPTPSTPARAADDAGAASKVDPADLALDITQMGLDIAGIFDPTPISDGASGLISLFRGDFVGAGISAISIVPYVGDAAKLGKLGRYAQTLAKAVEAAKASPEVAKAIGPAMEKLRGAIGAVPLDKLPDGLRNAVEPLKTKLDDFARVGVNQVSSTVGKNHITWTQNAAGDTIGAKATLNEVFSGAKRLSDEIKDQAKAGARGGADDVGGHLIGHRFAGDQGIKNMFPQNANFNNSAFKKVENEWADWITKKGGSVEVDIQLVGNSTRPDKVKVSYRLMDSDGNVAREVFKEFSNKTAQTFDRKYF, via the coding sequence ATGAACGCCGTTGCCAACCACGTCACCCGACAGACACCCACGCCATCCACCCCCGCCCGCGCCGCCGACGACGCGGGCGCCGCCAGCAAGGTCGATCCGGCCGACCTGGCGCTGGACATCACCCAGATGGGCCTGGACATTGCAGGCATCTTTGACCCCACACCCATCTCCGACGGCGCCAGCGGCCTGATCTCGCTGTTCCGGGGCGACTTCGTCGGCGCGGGCATCAGCGCCATCAGCATCGTTCCGTACGTGGGCGACGCCGCCAAGCTCGGCAAGCTGGGCCGCTATGCCCAAACGCTGGCCAAGGCCGTGGAGGCCGCCAAGGCCAGCCCAGAAGTGGCCAAGGCCATCGGCCCGGCCATGGAAAAGCTGCGCGGCGCCATCGGCGCCGTACCGCTGGACAAACTGCCCGACGGCCTGCGCAACGCCGTCGAGCCGCTTAAAACCAAGCTGGACGACTTTGCCCGCGTGGGCGTCAACCAGGTCAGCAGCACCGTGGGCAAGAACCACATCACCTGGACGCAAAACGCCGCCGGTGACACCATTGGCGCCAAGGCCACGCTGAACGAGGTGTTCTCAGGCGCCAAGCGCTTGTCTGATGAGATCAAAGACCAAGCCAAGGCCGGCGCGCGCGGCGGTGCAGATGATGTCGGCGGCCACCTGATCGGCCACCGTTTCGCGGGTGACCAAGGCATCAAGAACATGTTCCCGCAGAACGCCAACTTCAATAACAGTGCGTTCAAGAAGGTGGAGAATGAATGGGCGGACTGGATCACCAAGAAGGGCGGGTCTGTTGAGGTCGATATTCAGTTGGTGGGTAACTCAACTAGACCAGATAAGGTTAAGGTGAGTTATCGGCTCATGGACTCAGACGGAAATGTTGCGCGCGAAGTATTCAAGGAGTTTAGCAACAAGACCGCACAAACTTTCGATCGCAAGTATTTTTGA
- the putA gene encoding trifunctional transcriptional regulator/proline dehydrogenase/L-glutamate gamma-semialdehyde dehydrogenase, producing the protein MPATATSPAGLSHAAASAAGDPFAALRADVRPQTPLRAAITAATRLPEAEALAPLLARAQLGPAQAEGAHALAFQLAQALRQRKRAVGRAGLVQGLLQEFSLSSHEGVALMCLAEALLRIPDAATRDALIRDKISGGQWQAHLGQSPSLFVNAAAWGLLITGKLVATHSERTLGQSLTRLIGQRGEPLIRKAVDMAMRMMGEQFVTGETIGQALKNARPHEAQGFRYSYDMLGEAALTAHDAARYLASYEQAIDAIGAASAGRGVVGGPGISIKLSALHPRYSRAQRARVMAELYPRVLALAVRARGHDIGLNIDAEEADRLELSLDLLEKLCFAPELAGWDGIGFVIQAYQKRCPRVIDWLVELGRRSGHRLMVRLVKGAYWDSEIKRAQVDGQADYPVYTRKPHTDVSYLACARALLAAPDAIYPQFATHNAHTVAAIAKMAEEVAGPDDAPPQYEFQCLHGMGEPLYEQVVRPVAQGGLGRPCRIYAPVGTHETLLAYLVRRLLENGANTSFVNRIADAQVPIDTLIEDPVQTVAHTAQREGAPPGAPHPRIPLPAALYGAARLNSAGMDLSDEDALHLLSKALLPAQVQPALAAPLMHDAAAPLPAAPVRNPADQRDVVGHVADASDADIAHALAAAQAHAAAWAAAPPAERAAALNRAADALQADMPQLMGLLVREAGKSWPNAIAEVREAIDFLRFYAHQAATQLDNATHAPLGPVVCISPWNFPLAIFTGQVAAALAAGNVVLAKPAEQTPLIAHAAVRTLLDAGVPRAALQLLPGDGARVGAALVGDARVRGVMFTGSTEVARLLQRQLARRLNPGGQPVPLIAETGGQNAMIVDSSALAEQVVQDVMASAFDSAGQRCSALRVLCLQDDVADRTIAMLQGAMAEARVADPRALATDIGPVIDAEAQAGIQRHIDTLRASGHAVHQPPVDAAATEHGTFIAPTLIEIDHLHQLQREVFGPVLHVLRYPRAGLDALIDAINATGYGLTAGVHTRIDETIARVAGRVQAGNLYVNRNMVGAVVGVQPFGGEGLSGTGPKAGGPLYLLRLLARQPVDAAQRAVAAFGHTPVEDKNTAQRPPDGREQLQKQLQDKGLADCADTAGHLQAALPGAVTPLGAPPHALDGPTGERNSYALAPRRRVLCLASQWPDRITQLAAVRAVGATAVWPADAATAAGWAQLPVDLLAHIALTPDWRAPEAEFDAVLLHGEPEEALAVQHTLAQRPGPIVGLTVMAPGSTTVPLERLLVEHSVSVNTAAAGGNASLMVLG; encoded by the coding sequence ATGCCCGCCACCGCCACTTCGCCTGCCGGTCTTAGCCACGCCGCCGCCTCTGCGGCGGGCGACCCCTTCGCCGCCCTGCGCGCCGACGTGCGCCCGCAAACCCCGCTGCGCGCCGCGATCACCGCCGCCACGCGCCTGCCCGAGGCCGAGGCGCTGGCGCCCCTGCTGGCGCGCGCGCAACTGGGGCCGGCGCAGGCCGAGGGCGCGCATGCGCTGGCCTTTCAGCTGGCGCAGGCACTGCGCCAGCGCAAGCGGGCCGTGGGGCGCGCCGGGCTGGTGCAGGGGCTGCTGCAGGAGTTTTCGCTGTCGTCGCACGAAGGCGTGGCGCTGATGTGCCTGGCCGAGGCGCTGCTGCGCATTCCCGACGCCGCCACGCGCGACGCACTGATCCGCGACAAGATCAGCGGCGGGCAGTGGCAGGCGCACCTGGGGCAAAGCCCTTCGCTGTTCGTCAACGCGGCGGCCTGGGGCTTGCTGATCACCGGCAAGCTGGTGGCCACGCACAGCGAACGCACACTCGGCCAGTCGCTGACGCGGCTGATCGGCCAGCGCGGCGAGCCGCTGATCCGCAAGGCGGTGGACATGGCCATGCGCATGATGGGCGAGCAGTTCGTCACCGGCGAAACGATTGGCCAGGCGCTGAAGAACGCCCGCCCGCACGAGGCGCAGGGCTTTCGCTACAGCTACGACATGCTCGGCGAAGCCGCGCTGACGGCCCATGATGCGGCGCGCTACCTGGCCAGCTACGAGCAGGCCATCGACGCCATTGGCGCGGCCAGCGCCGGGCGCGGCGTGGTCGGCGGGCCGGGCATTTCCATCAAGCTGTCGGCGCTGCACCCGCGCTACAGCCGCGCGCAGCGCGCCCGCGTGATGGCCGAGCTGTACCCGCGCGTGCTGGCGCTGGCGGTGCGCGCGCGCGGGCACGACATCGGCCTGAACATCGACGCCGAAGAGGCCGACCGGCTGGAGCTGTCGCTGGACCTGCTGGAAAAGCTGTGCTTCGCGCCCGAGCTGGCGGGCTGGGACGGCATTGGCTTTGTCATCCAGGCGTACCAGAAGCGCTGCCCGCGCGTGATCGACTGGCTGGTCGAGCTGGGCCGCCGCAGCGGCCACCGCCTGATGGTGCGGCTGGTCAAGGGCGCGTACTGGGACAGCGAGATCAAGCGCGCGCAGGTGGACGGCCAGGCCGACTACCCCGTGTACACGCGCAAGCCGCACACCGACGTCAGCTACCTGGCCTGCGCCCGCGCGCTGCTGGCCGCGCCCGACGCCATCTACCCGCAGTTCGCCACGCACAACGCGCACACCGTCGCGGCCATCGCGAAAATGGCCGAAGAAGTGGCCGGCCCCGACGACGCGCCCCCACAGTACGAATTCCAGTGCCTGCACGGCATGGGCGAGCCGCTGTATGAGCAGGTAGTGCGCCCGGTGGCCCAAGGCGGCCTGGGCCGCCCGTGCCGCATCTACGCCCCCGTGGGCACGCACGAAACGCTGCTGGCCTACCTGGTGCGCCGCCTGCTGGAAAACGGCGCCAACACCTCGTTCGTCAACCGCATCGCCGACGCGCAGGTGCCCATCGACACGCTCATCGAAGACCCGGTGCAAACCGTGGCCCACACCGCCCAGCGCGAAGGCGCGCCCCCCGGCGCGCCGCACCCGCGCATACCGCTGCCCGCCGCGCTGTACGGCGCCGCGCGGCTGAACTCGGCGGGTATGGATTTGAGTGATGAAGATGCACTGCATTTGCTATCAAAAGCATTGCTGCCGGCGCAGGTGCAGCCAGCGCTGGCTGCCCCTTTGATGCACGACGCGGCCGCGCCCCTGCCCGCCGCGCCCGTGCGCAACCCGGCCGATCAGCGCGACGTGGTGGGCCACGTGGCCGACGCGTCGGATGCCGACATCGCCCACGCCCTGGCCGCCGCCCAGGCGCACGCCGCCGCCTGGGCCGCCGCCCCCCCGGCTGAGCGCGCCGCCGCCCTGAACCGCGCCGCCGACGCGCTGCAGGCCGATATGCCGCAGCTGATGGGCCTGCTGGTGCGCGAGGCCGGCAAAAGCTGGCCCAACGCCATCGCCGAAGTGCGCGAAGCCATCGACTTTTTGCGCTTCTACGCGCACCAGGCCGCCACCCAGCTGGACAACGCCACTCACGCCCCGCTGGGCCCGGTGGTGTGCATCAGCCCGTGGAACTTTCCGCTGGCCATCTTCACCGGCCAGGTCGCCGCGGCGCTGGCCGCGGGCAACGTGGTGCTGGCCAAGCCGGCCGAGCAAACCCCGCTGATCGCCCACGCCGCCGTGCGCACGCTGCTGGATGCGGGCGTGCCGCGCGCCGCGCTGCAACTGCTGCCCGGCGACGGTGCCCGCGTGGGCGCCGCGCTGGTGGGCGATGCGCGCGTGCGCGGGGTGATGTTCACCGGCTCCACCGAAGTGGCGCGCCTGCTGCAGCGCCAGCTGGCCCGGCGCCTGAACCCCGGCGGCCAACCCGTGCCGCTGATCGCCGAAACCGGCGGGCAAAACGCCATGATCGTCGACAGCTCGGCCCTGGCCGAGCAGGTGGTGCAAGACGTGATGGCCTCGGCGTTTGATTCGGCCGGGCAGCGCTGCTCGGCCCTGCGCGTGCTGTGCCTGCAGGACGACGTGGCCGACCGCACCATCGCCATGCTCCAAGGCGCCATGGCCGAAGCCCGCGTGGCCGACCCGCGTGCCCTGGCCACCGACATCGGCCCCGTGATCGACGCCGAAGCGCAGGCGGGCATCCAGCGCCACATCGATACCCTGCGCGCCAGCGGCCACGCCGTGCACCAGCCGCCCGTGGACGCGGCGGCCACAGAACATGGCACCTTCATCGCGCCCACGCTGATCGAGATTGACCACCTGCACCAGCTGCAGCGCGAAGTCTTCGGCCCCGTGCTGCACGTGCTGCGCTACCCCCGTGCGGGGCTGGACGCGCTGATCGACGCCATCAACGCCACCGGCTACGGCCTGACGGCGGGCGTGCATACCCGCATCGACGAAACCATTGCCCGCGTGGCCGGGCGCGTGCAGGCGGGCAACCTGTACGTCAACCGCAACATGGTCGGGGCCGTGGTCGGCGTGCAGCCTTTTGGCGGCGAAGGCCTGTCCGGCACCGGCCCCAAGGCCGGCGGCCCGCTGTACCTGCTGCGCCTGCTGGCGCGCCAGCCGGTCGACGCCGCGCAGCGCGCCGTCGCCGCCTTCGGCCACACCCCGGTTGAAGATAAAAACACCGCCCAGCGCCCGCCAGACGGGCGCGAGCAGCTACAAAAACAATTGCAAGACAAAGGCCTGGCCGACTGCGCCGACACCGCCGGCCACCTGCAAGCCGCGCTGCCCGGCGCCGTCACCCCGCTGGGCGCACCGCCCCATGCGCTGGACGGCCCCACGGGCGAACGCAACAGCTACGCCCTGGCCCCGCGCCGCCGCGTGTTGTGCCTGGCCAGCCAGTGGCCCGACCGCATCACCCAACTGGCCGCCGTCCGCGCCGTGGGCGCCACCGCCGTCTGGCCCGCCGACGCCGCCACCGCCGCCGGCTGGGCGCAACTGCCGGTGGACCTGCTCGCCCACATCGCCCTGACACCCGACTGGCGCGCGCCCGAGGCTGAATTTGACGCCGTGCTGCTGCACGGCGAGCCCGAAGAAGCCCTGGCCGTGCAACACACCCTGGCCCAACGCCCCGGCCCCATCGTCGGCCTGACGGTGATGGCCCCCGGCAGCACCACCGTGCCGCTGGAGCGGCTGCTGGTGGAGCATTCGGTGAGCGTCAACACCGCGGCAGCGGGCGGGAATGCGAGTTTAATGGTGTTGGGTTGA
- a CDS encoding NAD(P)/FAD-dependent oxidoreductase, which yields MVERAMCDVLVIGGGPAGSTIATQLVRQGRSVVMLEKDHHPRFHIGESLLPGNVALFDKLGVREQIDRIGMPKFGIEFVPQEGPERSYVDFAEGWDPSKGQAWQVRRSDMDEILFRHAGQQGALTLEGAQVRQVTFDKDGADVIAQMEDGSQRQWRARFVVDASGRDTLLANQFKTKHKNDRHNSTALFGHFRHARRLPGKREGNISICWFEHGWFWFIPLADGTTSVGAVCWAYYLKARDKPLKDYFFDTLKLCPELHDRLKDAELVDDKVHATGNFSYSSDRATGERYLMIGDAYTFIDPMFSSGVFLAMQAGFDGAELVATALDRPADYPAARTAFEERMRVGPRDYSWFIYRSTNPTIRDMFMHPKNIFKVKQGLMSLLAADIHHGPAYRQSLRMFKVVYYFVSLTHPVRSWRGWRRRRVNIADHGKLRGETIQT from the coding sequence ATGGTGGAACGCGCGATGTGCGACGTGCTGGTGATTGGTGGCGGCCCCGCCGGTTCGACCATTGCCACGCAGCTGGTGCGGCAGGGGCGCAGCGTGGTGATGCTGGAGAAAGACCACCACCCGCGCTTTCACATTGGCGAATCGCTGCTGCCGGGCAACGTGGCGCTGTTCGACAAGCTGGGCGTGCGCGAGCAGATCGACCGCATCGGCATGCCCAAGTTCGGCATCGAATTTGTGCCGCAAGAAGGCCCCGAGCGCAGCTACGTCGACTTTGCCGAGGGCTGGGATCCGTCCAAGGGCCAGGCCTGGCAGGTGCGCCGCTCGGACATGGACGAGATCCTGTTTCGCCACGCTGGCCAGCAGGGCGCGCTGACGCTGGAAGGCGCGCAGGTGCGCCAGGTCACGTTTGACAAAGACGGCGCCGACGTCATCGCGCAGATGGAAGACGGCAGCCAGCGCCAGTGGCGCGCGCGCTTCGTGGTGGACGCCAGTGGCCGCGACACGCTGCTGGCCAACCAGTTCAAGACCAAGCACAAGAACGACCGCCACAACAGCACGGCGCTGTTCGGCCACTTCCGCCACGCACGGCGCCTGCCGGGCAAGCGCGAGGGCAACATCAGCATCTGCTGGTTTGAGCACGGCTGGTTCTGGTTCATCCCGCTGGCCGACGGCACCACCAGCGTGGGCGCGGTGTGCTGGGCGTACTACCTGAAGGCGCGCGACAAGCCGCTCAAAGACTACTTTTTCGACACGCTCAAGCTCTGCCCCGAGCTGCATGACCGCCTGAAAGACGCCGAACTGGTGGACGACAAGGTGCACGCCACGGGCAACTTCTCTTACAGCAGCGACCGCGCCACGGGCGAACGCTATCTGATGATCGGCGACGCCTACACCTTCATCGACCCGATGTTTTCATCCGGCGTGTTTTTGGCGATGCAGGCGGGCTTTGACGGCGCCGAGCTGGTGGCCACCGCGCTGGACCGCCCGGCCGATTACCCGGCCGCGCGCACCGCGTTTGAAGAGCGCATGCGCGTGGGCCCGCGCGACTATTCGTGGTTCATCTACCGGTCGACCAACCCGACGATCCGCGACATGTTCATGCACCCCAAGAACATCTTCAAGGTCAAGCAGGGGCTGATGTCGCTGCTGGCCGCCGACATCCACCACGGCCCGGCGTACCGCCAGTCGCTGCGCATGTTCAAGGTGGTGTATTACTTCGTCAGCCTGACGCACCCGGTGCGCAGCTGGCGCGGCTGGCGCCGCCGCCGCGTGAACATTGCCGACCACGGCAAGCTGCGCGGCGAGACGATTCAGACTTGA